The proteins below come from a single Juglans regia cultivar Chandler chromosome 12, Walnut 2.0, whole genome shotgun sequence genomic window:
- the LOC118343988 gene encoding uncharacterized mitochondrial protein AtMg00810-like gives MSQPIGFIHPEYPDYVCKLHKAIYGLKQAPRAWFAQLRSSLCEYGFQQSQADPSLFIYSHQSVVIFVLIYVDDIVVTSSHQSQIDHLISYLASVFPLKDLGRLSYFLGIEITYLANGIHLSQRKYICDMLSKANMLSANGVTSPMSASTRLSIHDSPTFPDPTLYRSIVGSLQYLSLTRPDIAFSVNKICQFMHNPKHSHWQAVKRLLRYLKQTLNFGILLQKSSSLQIQAFSDADWAGCPDDRRSTGGFCIFLGSNLVSWSSRKQRTVAHSSTEAEYKALANTTAEVLWLQSLLKELHIFLPKAPILWCDNLGATYLSVNPILHSRTKHMEIDFHFVRDRVAAKTIQVAFLPSKDQLADIFTKPIVSTRFSSMRTSLTVVDTPLGSRGRVEASSLASTTESTLQGISKSAASLEPSGIT, from the coding sequence ATGTCTCAACCTATTGGCTTCATTCATCCTGAATATCCAGACTATGTCTGTAAATTGCAcaaggccatttatggcctaAAGCAAGCTCCACGCGCATGGTTTGCGCAACTCAGGTCATCCCTCTGTGAGTATGGCTTCCAACAATCCCAAGCTGATCCTTCTTTATTCATCTACTCTCATCAATCTGTAGTGATTTTTGTGTTGATTTATGTGGACGATATTGTGGTAACAAGCTCACATCAAAGCCAAATCGACCATTTGATCTCATATCTTGCCTCTGTTTTTCCCTTAAAAGATCTAGGCCGATTGTCATATTTTTTAGGCATTGAAATCACATACTTAGCAAATGGTATTCATCTCTCCCAAAGGAAATACATCTGTGATATGCTCTCCAAAGCTAATATGCTCTCAGCAAATGGTGTCACTTCACCAATGTCAGCCTCCACACGCCTCTCAATTCATGATTCTCCCACCTTCCCTGATCCCACCCTTTACCGTAGCATTGTAGGAAGCCTCCAATACCTCTCTCTAACCCGACCTGACATAGCTTTCTCAGTGAATAAAATCTGCCAATTCATGCATAATCCCAAACATTCACACTGGCAGGCTGTCAAACGACTCCTAAGATACCTCAAACAAACCTTAAACTTTGGTATCCTTCTCCAAAAATCATCTTCACTTCAAATTCAAGCATTCTCAGATGCAGATTGGGCTGGTTGTCCGGATGACCGTCGCTCCACGGGGGgcttttgcatttttcttggaaGCAATCTTGTTTCATGGAGTTCTCGCAAGCAACGAACAGTTGCTCACTCAAGCACTGAGGCCGAATACAAGGCCCTTGCAAACACCACAGCAGAAGTACTTTGGCTACAGTCTCTCCTAAAagaacttcatatttttctgCCCAAAGCTCCCATACTATGGTGTGACAATCTTGGAGCAACATATCTTTCAGTCAACCCAATCCTTCATTCCCGCACAAAACACATGGAAATAGACTTCCATTTTGTTCGTGATAGAGTTGCTGCAAAAACCATTCAAGTTGCCTTTCTCCCATCCAAAGACCAGCTGGCTGATATCTTCACTAAGCCCATTGTATCCACTCGGTTCTCATCAATGCGCACGAGCCTCACTGTTGTTGACACCCCGTTAGGCTCGAGGGGGCGTGTTGAAGCATCCAGCCTAGCATCCACGACAGAAAGCACATTGCAAGGAATCTCCAAGTCAGCAGCCTCTCTAGAACCTTCAGGAATAACATAG